The genomic window GAGACTGTGACTGCTTGATCTGAAAGCCGACAGCAAGAGACATTAGAGCCTTTTTggcatgtgtgcatgcaagAAAGGCTGTACTATTTTTTAACCCTCCACTGTTTCCTCATTGTACATTTCCAAAAATACACccagtgtatttttattttcaggacTGACCTGGAGCGACTGGTTCTCTCTGCCCAGCTCCTGCATGGCTGCCGTCGTGTCATCGTGCTTCCGCCTCAGTTCCACCACCTTGGCCTGCAGTTTCTCTAGCTCACCTTCACCCTttacacacctgaaacacaaccacacaacaCCGATGACTCTTGTGCACATTAATGAGAGGCTCAGGAGAATTTCTGTACTTGGCTGGCTGCTTAATTGTTTtgttaattaatattttgaGCGCACAGTGCTCacaggaataaaaatgatgtcCTCTGGGTGAATTTATTTATCACCACTCTGTGCTGCCAAAGAGTGCTCTGGTGTTAACAGGTATATTTGTCTCATTtgaattcaatatttttgaCTAAACACATTGCACCTCTTCACCTCAAACAACACTTAACTACACTTTCCCATTCCTTTCCTTTGATGTTAAATGAATGTGAGTGGAATCTTTACGCATGTTTTCAAGAGTTAATCATCTGTGGTGCTATTAAAGATTAGAGCACAGAAAGAATGAATACCAAAGCTGCACACACCTGTGCGCTGGCAGCTGTATGTGCAGGGTGTGTCAGTAGCTATCCATTAAAGTGCTCTTCTCCTTCACAGAATTCACTCAGACAAGTAGCTTTATTCAGTGCAGTGCTGCTGTATAATAGTTGTTCTAACTTATTTTCTCCTAAATTCATGTCTGCAGGCAATGtaccaaacatttaaaaaaataaatttacagatttaatatttaattaaagccgcaagcggcgatggcgggccctcactcacccatgccaccacggggcctgaggcatggcggggctgtggcgtgaagcagaaagtgagaaaaaacctggaaggaggccaaaaatgcaatgtttcgttcatccagtagggggcagtcacaggtagttacacatatggtctggtgtggtctggtgtgttcagggcggccactcatcagtcatgtgaagtttggagtaaattggacaaagcatgagggagttatgagcagttgatggttcatccaccagggggcagtaatgggatgcatgcaggtgtgttcagggtcagtccctcatcacacatgtgaagtttcgtggaaatcggacaatgttgatgcaaaaaatggcacttcctgtttccattagggggcgacatgagcgacacccctatcagatggaagaggtctccaccctggacctgtgtatgaattttcatgatgatacgtgttcaataaagccatcaaaaagccaaacgtattttcatggcgaggaattgatggtagccacgcccccacagggacgccattactcgtagcttcacagtgttcataatgtagcttcaccaactggttctgcatgttttagaagtggaatgaagttgatggggtcaactatgtatttttcatgaatttaagttcacttcctgttaccaccggggggcgctatgagttacgtgggaagttaatatatcgggacgttcagggcggagccatcatcatgtccagcaagtttgaagctgattggatgaagtatgtgggcgtgagagccactcgaatgtacatggcgagcacaccaaagttagttgagccctggcagacacgccctttgacctacggatgcgcagagcacaacttaagctcagctaggtctggagatgttgcgtacctaatttgaacttgatcaggcaaacgctgtgggaggagttcattttaggcgggaaaaatcaaaaccaaaatggccaacttcctgttgggttgagttCATGacgtcaagaggcttttttgcatatgtgggtataatacatgtgtgtaccgaattttgtgagcatatgacaaagttagcaaaattccctatgggcatttttggactttgtagggggcgctattccgccattctgcgtcgaccatgtgcgaccacccaaaaatatcgaatttcggatgaggccggacgtccgtgcaaaagtataagcattttcgcatttgggaaaggggcgaaattggggcacgaaatgtcggaagaataataataataataataataataataataataaacattacaatttcaatatagcattttcccagggggtcttccataccacatgattacttgattacttgattactttggggtcacttgcactttggggtcacttgcacgttggggcattgacgaatttcaatagggctttcgccaggcgacttgcagtcgccgctcgggccctaataataataataataataaacattacaatttcaatagggctttcgccaggcgacttgcagtcgccgctcgggccctaactATTAATAGTGCAGAGCAGCGGCCTCCCCTACAtgtgaaacatcacagcaggaatttaacaaagaaaatggaaatTGGCCAAATAACACCCTTAAACCAGCTCACTCATACTGAAGTCAGTCTTTCCTGATGTGCTATTTATATCCTAATGAACGTCTTGTCGCTTATGTATTATCAGCGCATTCACACTCTGCcacttcctattttccttctctGTTGTGGTGGTGATTGGGGAAATGCAATAGCCTTTAATAAGCCGAGCATGATATCAGtttgatatttaattttcatttgttATGCATGAGGAAATGAAGTTTGTTAAAAATTAAGACTGTAAATGAGTGAATTTGGAGTTATATGGGCAAAATGTCCCTGAGGCAATGTTACTGACTAATCTGTCTGGAGGTAGACAGATAttctattttcagctgtgataAAGATTCAAGACAACCAAAAATTATAATGTAGTCCTGTTATACATTTCTGACTTGGAACTTAAGGCAAAGGGCTGTTTTAAAAGGATGTGTTAGACACTTTAGTAAAACCTTACTCTTAAAAAGCTCAACACAAGAAACTACTGGTGTTCTTGGAGAAACTGGATGTGGATCATTTCAATAATCTGTCTGTGGGAGGGTGAAATGTTGTCAAAGGGAAACAATATCAAAACACCTTTCCAAAAGAGCCCGTCTCTCGTCCTGGTTGTTCTGGACGGTGGCCTCCAGCACAGCGATCTCTCCTCTTAGCTCATCCGTCTGCTTCTCCAGTTCACTGACCCGCCGCTGGCTGCCCTGCCACTCTCTCTTCAGCGTGgccacattttcattcagagcCGTCACCTGAACGCTCATCTTAGCTTCCGCCTCCTCCCCGTGCTTCACTTGCTCTTCTCTGGCTCTCTTCTCTGCCGCCTTTAGAGGGAAGTATAGATCGTGTCACAAAAAGGATTCAAAAGGGGAGAGAATGATACTTAAaatgaaattttaaataaatctggTGGGAATTTTTTTAGGATAGCCTACCAGCTGATCCTGGACATCCTTGGTTTGGGCATGGAGCTGctcttctctctgcctcctgCTGTCCCTGGTGGCTTGGTGCTCCTTCTGTTCGTGCTCAAGGGCACCCTGGGCTGCCTCCACCTGACCCTGTAGCTCCAGTTTCTGCTGGATCAACAGCTGTTTAGCTTCCCGCAACTCAACCAGCTCCTGAAAATCAACAGATATATGAGGTTACGGATGGGGTTAAACCTTTGAAAAGCATCAGCGGGTTTAAGTTTAAGAAGTTATTGCTCCGTCAACAGCTTTAGATACATTTTATGACGGCTTTGAAGAACTGAAAAATCTAAGCTCATGTCAAATTGTTGACTTGAGCATGCTCAGTTATACCTTTGAAGTATGTGGACCTGCTGACCTGCAGTATCCCTGAACTAAGCTGTTTACATAAGGCACAAGCATGGGAAGCAGGTCATGGCGGGCAGAATGGGACATATAATGGCGGTCATTCTCTACATTATCCCAGACTCTTTACACATGCATGACTTTTATGAGGTACAGTTTGATTGTCAGCATCTCTCTTccaatttaaatgaaaagaaagacatgatGTATGTTTTGATTATCATGAAAACTAACTGACCTTGTCACTCCTTTCTGTTAGTTCCTTTAACTCAGAAGTCAGTCTGGTGTTGTTCTTTTCCAGGACACTCTTGGCTTTGTTCAGGTCCTCCACACTGGTCCTCTCCTTTTCCAGTTCCTCCTTAACTAGGCCCTGAGGGAGTAGCCACAATTTAGAATATTTGAACCTAATTACATCCAGTTCCGTatacctgtgttaataattttatCTGACCTGTTGCTTCTGCAGCTCCTTCAGTGCTTTTTCCTGCTGTTGGAGCCTCTGATCCCGTTTGGTGAGCTCCTGCTCCAGAGAGCCCCGGCCTGCCTTCAGTTCCTGGATCTGAGCTTCCAAACCTGTCTGATGTGTCCGGTTagcagccagctcctcctgggtCAAACTTAACTTCTCCTCTGACACCTACAAACAGAGAACGGTCAAAAGGAAGGTCAGAAAGAATGAATTAAAATCTGTCTTATAGAAACTTCTCAAAAGGAGCTTGTGTTACAATTTTGTAGAAACATTAAATTTCAAAGTTAGGTTGTTTGTATACAAATCCAGCAAATACAGAGCAAGATTAGCCTTCATTTGGAGTCACGTTTCTAGCCACACTAAAACGTATCATAGAGATAAGAGGGCCCACATAGTAATGTTATAATTCTTTTCTCTATGCATTCATATAAAATACtgattaaagcagctttaaattaAAGCAGGTCCTCCTGGCATGAACCTACTTTCAGGTCTTGACGCAGGGCAGAGACCTCGGACTCCTTGCCGTAGAAGTCAGATTGTAGCTTGGTGAAGCTTTGCTGACTTTGCTCTAAGGTCTTCTGGAGCTCTGCTGTCCGGCTCCTCTCAGAGTCCATCTCCTGACCGAGCCCTGACACCTGCTCCCTCAGCTTGCTCTCATCCTCTGCCTGGAAATGAGAATCAAATATGAAATTcatatacatgcacatacacatgtgAGGTCTTAAGATGATTATCATTATAAATGTGTCcccactgggggaaaaaaattgggAATGCTGCTTACCTTCTTGACATTGACTTCCTGTAACTCTGCCACTTTGCCCCTCAgtttcttcatctcttcttcaaAGGACCCCTGGGCCGTCTTAAGTTGTGCCTGCAGCTTCTCAAAgtccttctccttttctttcagcACCTCTTGAGTCTTTGAATGCTGCTGTACCAGTAAGGCCAGCTGTGCTTTCAACTTTTTCTCTGCCTGACATTTGTAGACAGACAACATTTGTTCAGGTGTTGCATTGAAAACAATCATGCTTCATTGTGCAATCGCCTCTTCTTTAAGAAGCGTACCTCTCTCATCTGCTCCAACTGTTCTTTAGATTCGTTCATTGCCTTGGTGACGCCCTCATTATTCTTCAGAAGCTCCTGTTTGGCCTTTTCGTGTGACTTTTCCTGAGgattaaaataagattaataTTGTTTACACGACCTATAAAATACAgattgatgtactgttgttgtaaTTAGGGGAGCTATTTGTTATGAAAAATTTCCCAAGGAAAGAAATTAGGTTTGTCGCTGACAACCTACCTTCTCCTCCATGGCTGACTTACGGCTCTTCTTCTCAGTGTCTAGTTGACTCTGACTCTCTTTCAGAGCCTTTCTCGTCTTGCCTAGATTCTCCTGAGTGGAGGCAAGCTCCTTCTTTTGAGTCTCCTTCTCCTGCTGGGCCTTTACTAATTCTGCAGCCAGGCTCTGAGCTTTCTTGTCCAGCTCTGCATGCTGTGCCTTCCCCTCCTGGGTCACCTTGTCGAGGTTCACCTTGAGAGCTGCTTTCTCCTGCTCGCAGCACTCCAGCTGCTGCTGGGTGTCGCTGAAAGCAGTTGCCTTCTGCTTTAATTCTTCTTGTAGTGTTGAAGTCCTAAACAGTGGAAAGACATGTATGCTCTATTAAGGGTACTGTTATATGTTAAAAAGTCATggaacaaacaagcaaacaaaatacTGGCATCTTGTGTCACCATTACAGGTGCCAAGTTACAGTTACTTTAAATTCTTAATCATATATTAAGTCCAATACACTAGTGTACTTTATCTCACCCTGCTTTCTCGGTCTCCAGTGAGCGCTGCAGCTCCTTGGCTTTTTGCTTAATCTTTGACCCTTCCTTCTGCAGCTTCTGCACTTCCTGCTGTGCCTGGTCCCGTGTGGCCTGCAACTCCCCTACCTGTGTCTCCAATTTCTGTCAAATTAAAACAGCAacttcatttataaaaaaacccaatttaTGCATACTCAGTGAACTCAAAAGACCACCCCTACAGATTGCTGTACATCAGTATTTAAACCTACGGTGTGGATTCAGCATTCAGAATAAAGACTAAACACAAACCTTACTGAGCCCCTCCAGCAGCTCTATACGCTGTTCTGAGGCCAGTAGTTTGTCCTTGCATTCCTTCAGACTGGCTTCCAGCTGAGTGCACTGCTCCTGCCTCTCCTTGAGCCTCTGAGCCTTCTCCTCCACTTTCTTCTGAACTTTATTCAGCTCCTACACAAGACAGTCGGAGAGGGTGCAACATAAAAAGAGATGAAATGGGAGAGAACGACACAGACAGGGAGTGAATTGTTGCACTCTTAAGGAATAGGATACATAATAAGACGATACATAATAATAGCCAAATTTCAACATTGTGATTCAAAGAATGAGCTAACCTGCTGCTTGTCCTGCAGTGCATGCTGGGCAGTCTCCAGGTTATTCTCCAGGTTGGCCTTCTGCGCTGCTTTAGCCGCCTCCGTAGACAGCAACATCTCAGTCTTTGCCTTCAGCTAaaggaaaacagacaaacaaagacaTTCTCATGATCAAAGAATATAATGTAGTCTGTACGACAAAATATGCTGTATTTAGATCAGTCAATACAAACAGTTGAACTTCATCAAATATCCTATTATGTTTgtctaaatatacagtatataacacaGATATGATTGTGTATAGGCCCTACCTGAGAGTCCAGCTGGGCTACTTTCTCTTTGCTGTCTGCGAGCTGGGCAGTGAGTTCAGTGGCTGAAGTCTCCAGGGTGTGGGCTCGGTCCTGTGCTGAACGCAGCAAGGTTTTCTGCTCCTGGACCTGTTCGTGTAGGTTATCCTGGGCTTGCTTATTGCTCTCTGACTGGTTTTTCAGCTTGTCTGTCAACTGTGTTACCTTTAAATTTcacataaacagaaaaatgttaagaaaaaaaaagctgtcatcAACGCTGTGGTAAACAACTTGCCAGTCTTTAATTCACATTGCAGGTTTTAGCAGGTTGACAGCACTacaacagtatgtgtgtgttcatgcaccTGTTCTTGTAGCGCATGGTTTTTCTCTTTTAGCTGCTTGAGCACAGCCGTTTCTCCTTCCCCGGCCTGGATCTTGGCACACAAGTCCTCTCTCTCGGTTTCCAGCTGGCCAACAATGTCCTTGCTCTTCTGCAGCAGAGCCTCAAGGTTCTGGATCTTCTGGTCCTTATCTCCAATCTGACGCAACACCTGCTCCAAGTCGTTCTACAACACGAGGACAAGCCAGCAAAGCAAAAATATACAAGTCTTATgttgtgtgtgcacatctgACACATGGGGAATGGGCTAAAAGCAACATGTAGACTTCACCCGTTTATCTACACAAATGTTGTCATTATAATGATGTGTATGATGTGAGTATGCCTCGTCACGTGACAACTCTAGATGACTGTAAAGTCTCTCTTGGTTTTATCTTTACAAATGTCATTATCACTGCCTCAGATGTGaaggtttttttcttgtgaTCGGTACCTGCGCCTCACGGAGTTTGCCGTTGGTGTTCTGCTGCAGCGCCTGCAGCTCCTGGTGCTGCTGCTTGGCTTTCTCCAGTTGGTGCTGCAGGTCTGTGCTCTTACTGCCGCTCTCCTTCATctaaaaaggaacaaaacacaGATGAGTTTCAACTAATGTCTAACCTCTAGTAAATTTGTTATCATAAATGTAAATcaatttttcactttctgtttccatatgataaatgtaaattatacacacatatCTTTAAGGATAAATGATATCTTAAAAAGCACAATTTAGCCTCATACACATTTGCACTGATGTTCTGTCTGTTCTATCACCCTATCAATTTAGTTTCCTTGCAGCAATCATTACATCTTCATCTGATGCCTACCTGTTCTTCAGCACGAGAGAGCTTGAGCTGCAGGTCGGCTGCTTGCTGCTCACGGTCTTTTAGTTTCTCCCCAGACAGTTGCCTCTGTTCTTTCAGACGACCTTGCACCTCGCCCAGCTGCCTCTCTGCCTCCAGCAGTTTGGCATGCAGCTACGAAAGAACGGAGAGAAAAGTGATGATTAAGATGGAGACAACTGCCCTTAATATACATTTCACACTGATAGAAAAAGTAATTACAGTCCATGATAAATGTCTGTATTCTGTATGTAATCTGTTTGGGGTCACACTCACCTGACTGATCTCAGTCTGCTGCTGAGCACCGtggctctctttttcttccctctgctgctccagctgtttcCTCTCAACCTTCAGCTCTGCATGCTTCACCTCCAGGTCCACAATGTCACTCTTCAGCTTGGCCACCTCCTCAGCCCTCTCTCCAAGCTCTGTCTGGGCCTTCTGCAGGGACACCTCGGCCCCGTTGGCCCGAGCTTGGAGCTCTTGGACCTCCTGCTCCCTCTCCCTCAGGTTGTCTTGGACTCCCTTCTTGGCAGCCTTCTCAGTCCCCAGATGCTCCTCCAGTTCTTGATATTCTTTCTCCTTACGTGCTAGCTTTTCAGACAGGTTCTGGAGAAAGCGGGAAGGACACGTTAACATGGGTCAGATGAACACTGGATACACAGAGGTTTGGGAATTACGAGggcagggtaaaaaaaaagttttttgaaGATAAAAGGTCTCATGACTTATGCAGATTGACAGTAATTCAAAGGCTCATCAGTGAATGTATGAAGCATAAATTAACCCACACTGGAACGTGTCTTTTCTTAATTGTACAGTTAGAGTGATACGAGCTGCAACTAGGCACGAACACCCCATGTGATATAAGCAATGGTAAAAAGAACAGTTGACCCACTCTAGAGAAACACTCCACAGTAAAGTGTGGCATGGCATTTCTAAGGGAAAGTTTTACGACAGAGGACTTGGAATAACGTGGTATGTGTACAGCACTTGCCCTGGTGTAAGCTCTGGCAGTAAACTTGGCAACGGAGTGATAAAGAACAAAATGTTGTTAATAGCGGAACGTGATGCTAACTAGAGAGTGTGACAGAGTTCCTGGATATCACAGACCTCCAGTAAACCTCTGCTGGCTCCCGGTTCACCGCAGCAGCTGGCCAACAGTAACAACCCTCTCtagagacccccccccccccatccccctctctgctgctcttctctGATTATGAGGTTACAGACCAATGAAACTCTGTGTTGGCCATTCACCTGTCTTGGTCCTCGCTCTATTTATATCACTGTCTGCTCCATCACTTTTGTCTCCAGTCTCATGAGTATCTGTGTCAGGTCTATCAGAGTATCCTATTGCGAGTAGAAGGGTGGGGTGGAGGCTTCACACTGTAGATCCAATTCTGTAATCCTCTTCTTATCCGAAAACCTACTAGGCTTTGGGAGAGTGCCTGATGTGCTAGGATTTAATCACTGGCAGAAATCTTGTGTCCCTCGTCTCCTGTTCCTGTTGCACCAGTGCTACCTGTGATTGTGATTCACATCAACTAGGAGAGCTGGCATTGCAGAGATCCCCCCCTGTTGGTTCAATTATAGAGCTGCGTGTGATTTTTGTCAACATGTCTCGGTTGCCAAAAAAGGCTGGTGACAGCAGGGCATTGTGAACGGACCTGTATCTGATGCCGAGCAACAGAGGAAGGTTTACAGAAACTGAAACGCCGTGCTCTGTACTTGAGGGACAGCTGGCAAGGCTTGTTAACATTACTGAAGTAAACGTCAAACGGTTGAAATCTGTTCAGAATTATAAATCTTTCAAATGAGTATAATAACTGTAGTCGTTTTATtttagtggtgtgtgtgtatgtgtgtgtgtgttacctggcttTGCTGTTGCAAATTATTCAGATTGCTCTGCAACTGGTGGATCTGTTGCGTATAGACAGCTGCTTCCTGCGGACCCTTCTCCAGCTCCGCTTTCAGTTGGGATATGGTCATCTAGAAAACAGTGTCAACAGACACATTAGGGTCACAGCATCTAGTGTGAAACCAAGAGCTCAAGCACACCatataacaaaaagaaaacaacactgattAATAACATCCATGCTTCAGTcgcacaaaaacataaagaggTAGCAAATTgttgaataaaagaaaaaagatttctGAAAAAGtttcaaacttaaaaaaactcaaaaagacGAAACCGAGTTTAAGGCAAACTCAAAACGCGTTTTACCTCCAGTTTACGAATCTTGTAGAAATAGTGAATGTCAGAGAGGGATACAGTAAGTGAGAGGCAGAGGATGAAGaaggggagggaaagagagaaacagacagaaggTAAGTCACAATAAGACTGGAAGAGGCCAATCTGCATCACAGAGCAAAATGCTGCTGAGAGTATAAATAGTCAGATTTATCACAAATGTACTGCTATTAACACTAAACTTCTTTCTATGGGAGCATTAAACTGAGTATTTTTATACAAAAGATGGGCTGAAGTGGGGCTTTTTTGCTGTGTACATTTGGAAAGGCAGACAACGCACATAATGTTACCTGTTGCCTTATAAACAGGCATGTTCATACTGTGGAAATGAAACCTTAAAATATTATAACTATCTAAGACTTCTTATATCAGACTACCTGCAGACCAATTCaaatcctgagctccatcaTGTAATAAAACACCagacaattttaaaacacattcatactgTGGTTTCTCTGtttatatgaatatgaatggCCTGGAGCTGCCTGATGGAGCCCTATAAATACTCCTCCTTCTGGGATCCAAAATCCAGGAGATTAGGCTGAATTATTCACCATGCATTAATAGAAACAGGCAGAAATTCATTTGGTCTATGATGACTACAGTAAATAGGAACTAACTCATAAGTTATTTTTAGCAAATTTTGAGTAAGAATTCTGCTGTTCTATGCTGAAAAGTTCAGTGGGTGgcctaaaaactaaaatatactgtatttcacaTTATCTTACAGATAATTCTGtctttttaacagtttaaggATGGGAGAGCTTATGTTAAAGGATGTCCAGAGAAAGTTTTATTGAGAATTAGCAGAGCAATATTTGGCACACGGGACGTAAAGATGTGTGTGCCCCCCCCTCACCTCACCTCTGAGGTAGTGTAATTAGCCTGCAGCTGCTCGTAGTGGTTCTTGAGGCTTTCAGTCTCCGCCTCCCTCTCACGCGTCATCTCGTCCATCAGTGTCTGCACCTGCACCAACTCCTTCTTCAGTACCTCCACATCCTCCACTCCCGGTCGCTGCAGCTAGGGGGCAGAAAAGAGCCATCCTCTCAGTTATGGCTGCAgcccaataataataatcagcttGTTTATCATAATGTAGTTCACCAAGCATCAACAAAAGCCTCACCATGTAGTTCAAGCACCAAACCtacatttgtgtgaaactgtacttaaaaaaaaaaaaagaaggacttATGATgttcatttccagctctatatttttattctgggactcagCTGAAGTAGCATTGCATGATTCAGTTAAAAAGAACAACtctttatcttatactggctctttatgcagcccctcagttcagcctccaTCTCTTAATAACAGGCTTAGCTCCTTAGCTCTTAGCTCCTGTTTCTTTAAGGCCCCCCATATGGATAAGACCACTCTGTTCCGAATGGCCAGTTTCAGACGGCTTGCCAGCGGGCAGCCGTGTAAAagttgtgttaagttactgctgatgaaaacccaacatttcctgcttcacaTTAAAGTTTGTTGTGAAGaacttaaaagaaaattaaacttGTTCATCCTGAATTAGCTAAAAACCGATCAACACAAAATGTGAAGATAGGAGGAATAGAACAAGCAGAAACAACTTAAGTGATGATGCTGATTgttgaagagctgcagacgacTAACACCAACAGGTAAACTGCTTACTTTACTTTGCCCTACTGTTTaaaggaaaaacactcacagtgtgCCAGCTCGACTTTAGAAATGGCTTGGGGtgactacccccaa from Scomber scombrus chromosome 6, fScoSco1.1, whole genome shotgun sequence includes these protein-coding regions:
- the eea1 gene encoding early endosome antigen 1 isoform X1, which gives rise to MLRRILQMTPGKGGSQNAESEQPSTDLNHDQTSEGFICPQCMKSHNSAEELFKHYELFHDTGDLPAHVAPTREDLTMLRQEVQDLHASLKEERWFSGELKKELDKVQGQLKQNDGQPSSDDSALERKLNESETEKFNIKQMKDLFEQKAAQLATEIVDLKSRYDEEKSLKEAADQRLAKLTEQLEKGKQENERLQTELLQRPGVEDVEVLKKELVQVQTLMDEMTREREAETESLKNHYEQLQANYTTSEMTISQLKAELEKGPQEAAVYTQQIHQLQSNLNNLQQQSQNLSEKLARKEKEYQELEEHLGTEKAAKKGVQDNLREREQEVQELQARANGAEVSLQKAQTELGERAEEVAKLKSDIVDLEVKHAELKVERKQLEQQREEKESHGAQQQTEISQLHAKLLEAERQLGEVQGRLKEQRQLSGEKLKDREQQAADLQLKLSRAEEQMKESGSKSTDLQHQLEKAKQQHQELQALQQNTNGKLREAQNDLEQVLRQIGDKDQKIQNLEALLQKSKDIVGQLETEREDLCAKIQAGEGETAVLKQLKEKNHALQEQVTQLTDKLKNQSESNKQAQDNLHEQVQEQKTLLRSAQDRAHTLETSATELTAQLADSKEKVAQLDSQLKAKTEMLLSTEAAKAAQKANLENNLETAQHALQDKQQELNKVQKKVEEKAQRLKERQEQCTQLEASLKECKDKLLASEQRIELLEGLSKKLETQVGELQATRDQAQQEVQKLQKEGSKIKQKAKELQRSLETEKAGTSTLQEELKQKATAFSDTQQQLECCEQEKAALKVNLDKVTQEGKAQHAELDKKAQSLAAELVKAQQEKETQKKELASTQENLGKTRKALKESQSQLDTEKKSRKSAMEEKEKSHEKAKQELLKNNEGVTKAMNESKEQLEQMREAEKKLKAQLALLVQQHSKTQEVLKEKEKDFEKLQAQLKTAQGSFEEEMKKLRGKVAELQEVNVKKAEDESKLREQVSGLGQEMDSERSRTAELQKTLEQSQQSFTKLQSDFYGKESEVSALRQDLKVSEEKLSLTQEELAANRTHQTGLEAQIQELKAGRGSLEQELTKRDQRLQQQEKALKELQKQQGLVKEELEKERTSVEDLNKAKSVLEKNNTRLTSELKELTERSDKELVELREAKQLLIQQKLELQGQVEAAQGALEHEQKEHQATRDSRRQREEQLHAQTKDVQDQLAAEKRAREEQVKHGEEAEAKMSVQVTALNENVATLKREWQGSQRRVSELEKQTDELRGEIAVLEATVQNNQDERRALLERCVKGEGELEKLQAKVVELRRKHDDTTAAMQELGRENQSLQIKQSQSLTRKWAEDHEVQNCMACGKGFTVTVRKHHCRHCGNIFCNECSAKNAFTPSSKKPVRVCETCFEELQG
- the eea1 gene encoding early endosome antigen 1 isoform X2: MSCSMILETFPLMWLQRDLTMLRQEVQDLHASLKEERWFSGELKKELDKVQGQLKQNDGQPSSDDSALERKLNESETEKFNIKQMKDLFEQKAAQLATEIVDLKSRYDEEKSLKEAADQRLAKLTEQLEKGKQENERLQTELLQRPGVEDVEVLKKELVQVQTLMDEMTREREAETESLKNHYEQLQANYTTSEMTISQLKAELEKGPQEAAVYTQQIHQLQSNLNNLQQQSQNLSEKLARKEKEYQELEEHLGTEKAAKKGVQDNLREREQEVQELQARANGAEVSLQKAQTELGERAEEVAKLKSDIVDLEVKHAELKVERKQLEQQREEKESHGAQQQTEISQLHAKLLEAERQLGEVQGRLKEQRQLSGEKLKDREQQAADLQLKLSRAEEQMKESGSKSTDLQHQLEKAKQQHQELQALQQNTNGKLREAQNDLEQVLRQIGDKDQKIQNLEALLQKSKDIVGQLETEREDLCAKIQAGEGETAVLKQLKEKNHALQEQVTQLTDKLKNQSESNKQAQDNLHEQVQEQKTLLRSAQDRAHTLETSATELTAQLADSKEKVAQLDSQLKAKTEMLLSTEAAKAAQKANLENNLETAQHALQDKQQELNKVQKKVEEKAQRLKERQEQCTQLEASLKECKDKLLASEQRIELLEGLSKKLETQVGELQATRDQAQQEVQKLQKEGSKIKQKAKELQRSLETEKAGTSTLQEELKQKATAFSDTQQQLECCEQEKAALKVNLDKVTQEGKAQHAELDKKAQSLAAELVKAQQEKETQKKELASTQENLGKTRKALKESQSQLDTEKKSRKSAMEEKEKSHEKAKQELLKNNEGVTKAMNESKEQLEQMREAEKKLKAQLALLVQQHSKTQEVLKEKEKDFEKLQAQLKTAQGSFEEEMKKLRGKVAELQEVNVKKAEDESKLREQVSGLGQEMDSERSRTAELQKTLEQSQQSFTKLQSDFYGKESEVSALRQDLKVSEEKLSLTQEELAANRTHQTGLEAQIQELKAGRGSLEQELTKRDQRLQQQEKALKELQKQQGLVKEELEKERTSVEDLNKAKSVLEKNNTRLTSELKELTERSDKELVELREAKQLLIQQKLELQGQVEAAQGALEHEQKEHQATRDSRRQREEQLHAQTKDVQDQLAAEKRAREEQVKHGEEAEAKMSVQVTALNENVATLKREWQGSQRRVSELEKQTDELRGEIAVLEATVQNNQDERRALLERCVKGEGELEKLQAKVVELRRKHDDTTAAMQELGRENQSLQIKQSQSLTRKWAEDHEVQNCMACGKGFTVTVRKHHCRHCGNIFCNECSAKNAFTPSSKKPVRVCETCFEELQG